Proteins encoded by one window of Chondromyces crocatus:
- the pstB gene encoding phosphate ABC transporter ATP-binding protein PstB has protein sequence MTAIDPEIGAESAPATKLQVTHLNAYFGDLHVIRDITLGVPAEKVTAIIGPSGCGKSTFLRCLNRMHEHVPGARAKGEVLLDGVDVYHPSVNPVRLRRRVGMVFQKPNPFPTMSIRDNVLAGHRLNGTHIDAPGELVEHCLRQVALWDEVKDRLDQPGIALSSGQQQRLCIARVLAVEPDVVLLDEPCSALDPIATAHIEELIEELKDRYTLLLVTHNLQQAARVSDYMAFFYMGNLVEFDRTDVIFTNPKESRTEDYVTGKFG, from the coding sequence ATGACCGCGATCGATCCCGAGATCGGCGCCGAATCGGCGCCCGCCACCAAGCTCCAGGTCACGCACCTGAACGCTTACTTCGGAGATCTCCACGTCATCCGGGACATCACCCTCGGTGTCCCCGCCGAGAAGGTGACCGCCATCATCGGCCCCTCCGGCTGCGGAAAATCCACCTTCCTGCGCTGCCTCAACCGCATGCACGAGCACGTCCCGGGGGCCCGGGCCAAGGGCGAAGTCCTCCTCGACGGCGTCGACGTCTACCACCCCTCGGTCAACCCCGTCCGGCTGCGGCGGCGGGTCGGCATGGTCTTTCAGAAGCCGAACCCGTTCCCCACGATGTCCATCCGCGACAACGTACTCGCCGGCCACCGGCTGAACGGCACCCACATCGACGCGCCAGGAGAACTCGTCGAGCACTGCTTGCGCCAGGTGGCCCTCTGGGACGAAGTGAAGGACCGGCTCGACCAGCCCGGCATCGCCCTGTCCAGCGGCCAGCAACAGCGGCTCTGCATCGCCCGGGTGCTGGCCGTCGAGCCCGACGTCGTCCTCCTCGACGAACCCTGCTCCGCCCTCGATCCCATCGCCACGGCCCACATCGAGGAGCTGATCGAGGAACTGAAGGATCGGTATACTCTCCTCCTCGTCACGCACAACCTGCAGCAGGCGGCGCGCGTCTCCGACTACATGGCCTTCTTCTACATGGGGAATCTCGTGGAGTTCGACCGGACCGACGTCATCTTCACCAACCCCAAGGAGAGCCGGACCGAAGACTACGTGACCGGCAAATTCGGCTGA
- the phoU gene encoding phosphate signaling complex protein PhoU: protein MPTHTSKVYEHELRTLRDKLLLMGSLVEEMIHKGSTALSTRDSGLAKATIRLDRRCNRLECEVDELCMRILATRQPVASDLRFVTTALKIVTDLERIGDLVVNVCERVEELNEESPLAVTEELTSLSEEAAAVVREALDALVSRDVERAQKLLEHDDQIDDHYARIFQDVLTLMSRDPATVYRATRVQSIAKYLERIADHAMNIAESVVFLVKGRDIRHNNRLKESDPLEGEHDERPSRAR, encoded by the coding sequence ATGCCCACGCACACCAGCAAGGTCTACGAGCACGAGCTGCGGACGCTGCGCGACAAGCTCCTCCTGATGGGCAGCCTCGTCGAGGAGATGATCCACAAGGGCTCCACCGCCCTCTCCACCCGCGACTCCGGCCTCGCCAAGGCGACGATCCGGCTCGACCGGCGGTGTAACCGGCTGGAGTGCGAGGTGGACGAGCTGTGCATGCGCATCCTGGCCACACGCCAGCCGGTCGCCTCGGATCTGCGCTTCGTCACCACCGCGCTGAAGATCGTCACCGACCTCGAGCGCATCGGCGATCTCGTGGTCAACGTCTGTGAACGCGTGGAAGAACTCAACGAAGAGTCCCCGCTGGCCGTGACCGAAGAACTCACCAGCCTCTCCGAAGAGGCGGCGGCGGTCGTGCGAGAGGCCCTCGACGCCCTCGTCTCCCGCGACGTCGAGCGCGCCCAGAAGCTCCTCGAGCACGACGACCAGATCGACGACCACTACGCCCGCATCTTCCAGGACGTGCTCACGCTCATGAGCCGCGATCCTGCCACGGTGTACCGAGCCACCCGCGTGCAGTCGATCGCCAAGTACCTGGAGCGCATCGCCGACCACGCCATGAACATCGCCGAGTCGGTCGTCTTCCTGGTCAAGGGCAGAGACATCCGCCACAACAACCGCCTCAAGGAGAGCGACCCGCTCGAAGGCGAGCATGACGAGAGGCCCTCACGGGCCCGCTGA
- a CDS encoding PstS family phosphate ABC transporter substrate-binding protein, which yields MGGTTFTAAPFAWAAAGVLASGLLGCGRSGPDPVVTVDGSSTGYPLSEAVAEELQRRTPPTRVVVGISGTDGGLQKLCAGEVDISAASRPIRPSEAEACRSGGIDYLEIPVAFDGIAIVGNLANTWADHITTDELHRIWEPSAEAKVNHWSDVHPGWPARPLRLFGAGLDSGTYDHFTEAIVGRVHASRSDYTSSEDDNMLVTGVAGDPLALGFVGYAYYEQNRDRLKLLPVDDGNDENGRGPVAPTRTTITEGTYQPLSRLLFLYVARSALKRAEVTTFVRFYLQNAAKLADEVGLIPLPESTYHLVQARIAQRITGSLFDKGYLPARAIEQLLARDLRPAEAP from the coding sequence ATGGGGGGCACGACCTTCACAGCGGCGCCCTTCGCGTGGGCCGCCGCGGGCGTGCTCGCTTCGGGCCTCCTCGGCTGCGGCCGCTCGGGGCCCGACCCCGTGGTCACCGTGGATGGCTCCAGCACCGGCTACCCCCTCAGCGAGGCCGTCGCCGAGGAACTCCAGCGCAGGACCCCGCCCACCCGGGTCGTCGTCGGGATCTCGGGGACGGACGGCGGCCTCCAGAAGCTCTGCGCCGGTGAGGTCGACATCTCCGCCGCATCCCGGCCCATCCGCCCGAGCGAAGCGGAAGCCTGCCGCAGCGGGGGGATCGACTACCTCGAGATCCCCGTCGCCTTCGACGGCATCGCCATCGTCGGAAACCTCGCCAACACCTGGGCCGATCACATCACCACCGACGAGCTCCACAGGATCTGGGAGCCTTCGGCAGAGGCCAAGGTGAACCACTGGAGCGACGTGCACCCAGGCTGGCCCGCGCGTCCCCTCCGCCTCTTCGGCGCCGGCCTCGACTCCGGCACCTACGATCACTTCACCGAGGCCATCGTCGGCCGCGTACACGCCAGCCGCAGCGACTACACCTCCAGCGAAGACGACAACATGCTCGTCACCGGCGTCGCCGGCGACCCGCTCGCCCTCGGCTTCGTGGGCTACGCCTACTACGAACAGAACCGCGATCGGCTCAAGCTCTTGCCCGTCGACGACGGCAACGACGAGAACGGCCGAGGCCCCGTCGCCCCCACGCGGACCACGATCACCGAGGGGACCTACCAGCCCCTCTCTCGCTTGCTCTTCCTCTACGTCGCGCGCAGCGCCCTGAAGCGCGCCGAAGTGACCACCTTCGTCCGCTTCTACCTCCAGAACGCGGCCAAGCTCGCCGACGAAGTCGGCCTCATCCCGCTCCCCGAGAGCACGTACCACCTCGTCCAGGCGCGGATCGCGCAGCGCATCACCGGCTCCCTCTTCGACAAGGGCTACCTCCCCGCGCGCGCCATCGAGCAGCTCCTCGCTCGTGACCTGCGCCCCGCCGAGGCTCCATGA
- the pstC gene encoding phosphate ABC transporter permease subunit PstC, giving the protein MKPDLARDLRRPSAPSERAAKLVFSLCAAVSLLTTLGIVAVLLQQTLGFLQAVSLRQIFADVWWTPRFAEPRFGIWPLVCGTLLTTAIAMIVAIPLGLLAAIYLSELAGPRQRRLLKPLLELLAGVPTLVYGYFALTLVTPALQRVLPGLSSFNALSAGAVMGLMILPLVASLSEAALHAVPMSLREASYALGVRKLPTLFHVVIPSAFSGIAAAVLLGVSRAIGETMVVTIAAGQQPQLTLDPRVSIETMTSYIAQVSLGDTPTGTLEYKTVFAVGLCLFTMTLVLNVLSYRLRRHLRRGERA; this is encoded by the coding sequence ATGAAGCCCGACCTCGCCCGCGACCTCCGCCGCCCCAGCGCCCCCTCCGAGCGGGCCGCGAAGCTCGTCTTCTCGCTCTGCGCCGCCGTCTCGCTGCTCACCACCCTGGGCATCGTCGCCGTCCTCCTCCAGCAGACCCTGGGCTTCCTCCAGGCCGTCTCCCTCCGTCAGATCTTCGCCGACGTCTGGTGGACGCCTCGCTTCGCCGAGCCCCGCTTCGGCATCTGGCCCCTCGTCTGCGGCACCCTGCTCACCACCGCGATCGCCATGATCGTGGCCATCCCGCTCGGCCTCCTCGCCGCCATCTACCTCAGCGAGCTCGCCGGCCCCCGCCAGCGACGCCTCCTCAAGCCCCTGCTGGAGCTCCTCGCCGGCGTCCCCACCCTCGTCTACGGCTACTTCGCCCTCACCCTCGTCACGCCAGCGCTCCAGCGCGTCCTCCCCGGTCTCAGCAGCTTCAACGCCCTCAGCGCCGGCGCCGTCATGGGCTTGATGATCCTGCCCCTCGTCGCCTCCCTCAGCGAAGCCGCCCTCCACGCCGTCCCCATGAGCCTCCGCGAGGCCTCCTACGCCCTCGGCGTCCGCAAGCTCCCCACCCTCTTCCACGTGGTCATCCCGTCGGCCTTCTCCGGCATCGCCGCCGCCGTCCTCCTCGGCGTCTCGCGCGCCATCGGCGAGACGATGGTCGTCACCATCGCCGCGGGCCAGCAGCCCCAGCTCACCCTCGATCCGCGCGTCTCCATCGAGACCATGACCAGCTACATCGCCCAGGTCAGCCTCGGCGACACCCCCACGGGCACCCTGGAGTACAAGACCGTCTTCGCCGTCGGCCTCTGCCTCTTCACCATGACGCTGGTCCTCAACGTCCTCTCCTACCGACTCCGGCGCCACCTCCGCCGAGGAGAGCGCGCGTGA